From Salinirubellus salinus, the proteins below share one genomic window:
- the map gene encoding type II methionyl aminopeptidase — protein MSALDDAKYEKHREAGRILAQVRDEAAERLEVGTGYLEISEWAEDRIRELGGTPAFPVNVSVDEEAAHGAAAPGDERTVGEQMVKLDIGVHIDGWLADTAVTVDFTGQTELVEAAEQALEAALEVVEPGVQTGDIGAEVEDVIDGYGYNPVVNLTGHGLGHWEQHTSPNIPNRAVSQGVELEVGDVVAIEPFATDGGGKVHEGSDEQIYSLEREASVRDRASRQALETIVEEFKTLPFATRWLDTPRAEMALRRLKQKNIVHGYPVLKEADGKFVSQKEHTIIVTEDGCDITTRSR, from the coding sequence ATGAGCGCGCTGGACGACGCCAAGTACGAGAAGCACCGCGAGGCCGGGCGTATCCTGGCCCAGGTGCGCGACGAGGCCGCAGAACGACTCGAGGTGGGGACCGGCTACCTCGAGATATCGGAGTGGGCGGAGGACCGCATCCGCGAACTCGGCGGGACCCCGGCGTTTCCGGTGAACGTGAGTGTCGACGAGGAAGCGGCCCACGGCGCGGCCGCTCCCGGCGACGAGCGCACCGTCGGCGAGCAGATGGTGAAACTCGACATCGGCGTCCACATCGACGGGTGGCTGGCGGACACCGCCGTCACGGTTGATTTCACCGGCCAGACGGAGCTCGTCGAGGCGGCCGAGCAGGCCCTCGAAGCGGCCCTCGAGGTGGTCGAACCCGGCGTCCAGACTGGCGACATCGGCGCCGAGGTGGAGGACGTCATCGACGGCTACGGCTACAACCCCGTCGTCAATCTCACCGGCCACGGACTCGGCCACTGGGAGCAACACACCTCGCCGAACATCCCCAACCGCGCCGTCTCGCAGGGGGTCGAACTGGAGGTCGGCGACGTGGTCGCCATCGAGCCGTTCGCCACGGACGGCGGCGGGAAGGTACACGAGGGGAGCGACGAGCAGATCTACTCGCTCGAGCGCGAGGCGTCGGTCCGCGACCGGGCCTCCCGGCAGGCCCTCGAGACCATCGTCGAGGAGTTCAAGACGCTCCCGTTCGCCACCCGGTGGCTCGACACTCCGCGCGCGGAGATGGCGCTGCGCCGCCTCAAGCAGAAGAACATCGTCCACGGCTACCCCGTCCTGAAGGAGGCCGACGGGAAGTTCGTGAGCCAGAAGGAACACACCATCATCGTGACCGAGGACGGGTGCGACATAACGACGCGTTCGCGGTAG
- a CDS encoding 3-keto-5-aminohexanoate cleavage protein: protein MPIDQESIKGNHPEKTVISAALTGALTTRDQCEAIPYTPEEIAEDAAAAREKGAAIAHIHARTENGSPTFDTDVYQRISDEVRDRTDILINFSTGALHEPVETRLEYIREVQPDIAALNMGSMNYAKYSESRDDFVFDMVFENPFNEIREFLTTMRENGVKPELECFDTGHVGNIRPFVQNGELEAPIDFSLVMGVLGGIPPTVENLAHQVRQLPDDATWQVIGISRDQWQLVSAALAMGGNVRVGLEDNFYLPNGEMSTNPELVAKAAEMSRNVGREPATPDEAAEMMGIER from the coding sequence ATGCCGATAGACCAGGAGTCCATCAAGGGGAACCACCCGGAGAAGACCGTCATCAGCGCCGCGCTCACGGGCGCGCTCACGACCCGCGACCAGTGCGAGGCCATCCCGTACACGCCCGAGGAGATAGCCGAGGATGCGGCCGCCGCCCGCGAGAAGGGGGCCGCCATCGCGCACATTCACGCCCGCACCGAGAACGGGAGTCCGACGTTCGACACGGACGTCTACCAGCGCATCTCCGACGAGGTGCGCGACCGAACGGACATCCTCATCAACTTCTCGACGGGCGCGCTGCACGAACCCGTCGAGACGCGACTGGAGTACATCCGCGAGGTCCAGCCGGACATCGCGGCGCTGAACATGGGGTCGATGAACTACGCGAAGTACAGCGAGTCGCGCGACGACTTCGTCTTCGACATGGTGTTCGAGAACCCGTTCAACGAGATCCGGGAGTTCCTGACGACGATGCGGGAGAACGGCGTCAAGCCGGAACTGGAGTGCTTCGACACCGGTCACGTCGGGAACATCCGGCCCTTCGTGCAGAACGGCGAACTCGAGGCACCCATCGACTTCTCGCTCGTGATGGGCGTACTCGGCGGCATCCCACCGACGGTGGAGAACCTCGCCCACCAGGTCCGGCAGTTACCGGACGACGCGACGTGGCAGGTCATCGGCATCTCGCGTGACCAGTGGCAACTGGTCTCGGCGGCGCTGGCGATGGGCGGGAACGTCCGCGTCGGTCTCGAGGACAACTTCTACCTCCCGAACGGGGAGATGTCGACGAACCCCGAACTCGTGGCGAAGGCCGCCGAGATGAGCCGGAACGTCGGGCGCGAACCGGCGACGCCGGACGAGGCGGCCGAGATGATGGGTATCGAGCGCTGA
- a CDS encoding halocyanin domain-containing protein, whose product MRRRTYLALAGTLPLTGCLGGGDGGGGESPDDPYGDWFDGVGNYEGETDLTGETAVSVSVGGEDGLAFEPPAIRVTVGTTVTWEWTGRGGLHNVVDEGGAFESELQQEAGTTFEYTFEEVGLYRYFCEPHRSLGMKGGVRAVPE is encoded by the coding sequence ATGCGACGACGTACGTACCTCGCCCTCGCGGGGACGCTCCCGCTGACCGGGTGTCTCGGGGGCGGCGATGGCGGCGGTGGGGAGAGTCCGGACGACCCCTACGGTGACTGGTTCGACGGCGTGGGTAACTACGAGGGGGAGACCGACCTGACCGGCGAGACGGCGGTGAGCGTCTCCGTCGGTGGTGAAGACGGACTGGCGTTCGAACCCCCCGCCATCCGCGTGACCGTCGGGACGACCGTGACGTGGGAGTGGACCGGCCGGGGCGGCCTCCACAACGTCGTCGACGAGGGCGGAGCCTTCGAGAGCGAACTCCAGCAGGAGGCCGGCACCACCTTCGAGTACACGTTCGAGGAGGTGGGCCTGTACCGCTACTTCTGCGAACCACACCGGTCGCTCGGGATGAAGGGCGGTGTCCGGGCCGTCCCGGAGTAG
- a CDS encoding RNA methyltransferase, which produces MSIAVAVVDAETPGNVGTIARAMKNFGLSDLYLVDPPELDPDGEAYGFAGHAREDVLPNAREVGFDYLVENFHTVGCTAVTNEDERRHVRYPFVTPVELADSLRAVETDTCVVFGRERVGLTNDELARLDEVCSIPASADYPVLNLGQAATIVLYELRDVTVAETQLPDAIERASEPELEGLYEELERFLANVNHPVEKREKTMRLWRRLLGRAHPTGRETSTVRGLFRRASGLLEHPERLVDEEDRP; this is translated from the coding sequence ATGAGCATCGCCGTCGCCGTCGTCGACGCCGAGACCCCCGGCAACGTCGGCACCATCGCCCGCGCGATGAAGAACTTCGGCCTCTCTGACCTCTACCTCGTCGACCCCCCCGAACTGGACCCCGACGGCGAGGCGTACGGCTTCGCCGGGCACGCCCGCGAGGACGTCCTGCCGAACGCCCGCGAGGTCGGGTTCGACTACCTCGTCGAGAACTTCCACACTGTCGGCTGCACAGCCGTGACGAACGAGGACGAGCGCCGGCACGTCCGATACCCGTTCGTCACGCCCGTCGAACTGGCCGACTCGTTGCGAGCGGTGGAGACCGACACCTGCGTCGTCTTCGGGCGCGAGCGCGTGGGGCTGACCAACGACGAACTCGCCCGACTCGACGAGGTCTGTTCCATCCCGGCCAGCGCCGACTATCCCGTCCTCAACCTCGGGCAGGCCGCGACCATCGTCCTGTACGAGCTCCGAGACGTGACTGTCGCGGAGACGCAACTCCCGGACGCCATCGAGCGCGCCAGCGAGCCGGAGCTCGAGGGGCTCTACGAGGAGCTGGAACGGTTCCTCGCGAACGTCAACCACCCCGTCGAGAAACGCGAGAAGACGATGCGACTCTGGCGACGCCTCCTCGGGCGGGCCCACCCAACCGGACGCGAGACGAGCACGGTCCGCGGACTCTTCCGCCGGGCGTCGGGGCTCCTCGAACACCCCGAACGGCTCGTCGACGAGGAGGACAGACCGTAG
- a CDS encoding acyl-CoA dehydrogenase family protein, giving the protein MDDGPIDYGQYERGSDCNYWDLDGTLRFEAERLYPDDEFEWAEPVLRDWGEAIGHRLAAAAAEADRTGMELRTYDRDGEVANEVKYPAEIEELEWTAYEEFGLTHDAFHAPPGRDEPLGLQHTLTMQTFLSFVGAGFVCPASMTTGAAIVLDKYDDGSLQAYLDGLTARNHEDHIEGAMFLTEKQGGSDVGANEVRAEPQDDGTYELYGEKWFCSNIDAQGALALARTPDAPEGTKGLSLFLVPRVKPDGEINDSLFRRLKDKLGTLNVPTGEIEFRGAEAYLVGEEGAGFKYMAEMMNFERLTNATGAVGIMGRALLESKVRAANREAFGNPIQEYPLMQRDLVEMTVDYEAAAAFTFAATRFYDQYTREEGEAAASDVSDEAAFRLMRLLVPVAKYKTARMSVDTASYAMEVLGGNGYVNGWATEQLFRDAQVLPIWEGTSNILSLDVLRVLNREAAHEALIPWVSDLLEVEHPYLQSVAADVQDRFTQLQEALLTLATEDEDYAQYHAKRLADLLFDVVSAAVLVDEAQDALDAADDARKAVVARSFVDSRFGDDYAYGVKSGDRSGMEEFDVVARYARKDPADLDVADGEESEETAPATDDD; this is encoded by the coding sequence ATGGACGACGGCCCCATCGACTACGGCCAGTACGAGCGGGGGAGCGACTGCAACTACTGGGACCTCGACGGCACCCTTCGCTTCGAGGCCGAACGGCTCTACCCGGACGACGAGTTCGAGTGGGCCGAACCGGTCCTCCGCGACTGGGGGGAGGCCATCGGCCACCGTCTCGCCGCGGCCGCCGCCGAGGCCGACCGGACCGGGATGGAACTGCGCACCTACGACCGGGACGGCGAGGTGGCCAACGAGGTGAAGTACCCCGCCGAGATCGAGGAACTGGAGTGGACCGCCTACGAGGAGTTCGGGCTGACCCACGACGCGTTCCACGCCCCGCCGGGCCGCGACGAACCGCTCGGCCTCCAGCACACCCTGACGATGCAGACGTTCCTCTCGTTCGTCGGCGCGGGGTTCGTCTGCCCGGCTTCCATGACCACGGGCGCCGCCATCGTCCTCGACAAGTACGACGACGGCTCCCTGCAGGCGTACCTCGACGGCCTCACCGCGCGCAACCACGAGGACCACATCGAGGGTGCGATGTTCCTCACGGAGAAGCAGGGCGGGAGCGACGTGGGCGCCAACGAGGTGCGCGCGGAACCGCAAGACGACGGCACCTACGAACTCTACGGCGAGAAGTGGTTCTGCTCGAACATCGACGCACAGGGCGCACTCGCGCTCGCTCGCACCCCGGACGCCCCGGAGGGGACGAAGGGGCTCTCGCTGTTCCTCGTCCCGCGCGTGAAGCCGGACGGGGAAATCAACGATTCCCTGTTCCGCCGTCTGAAGGACAAACTCGGGACCCTCAACGTCCCAACGGGGGAGATAGAGTTCCGGGGCGCCGAGGCGTACCTCGTCGGGGAGGAGGGGGCCGGCTTCAAGTACATGGCCGAGATGATGAACTTCGAGCGCCTGACGAACGCCACCGGCGCCGTGGGCATAATGGGACGGGCGCTGCTGGAGTCGAAGGTCCGGGCCGCCAACCGCGAGGCCTTCGGGAACCCCATCCAGGAGTACCCGCTGATGCAGCGCGACCTCGTGGAGATGACGGTCGATTACGAGGCGGCCGCGGCGTTCACGTTCGCTGCCACCCGGTTCTACGACCAGTACACCCGCGAGGAGGGCGAGGCCGCCGCGAGCGACGTCTCCGACGAGGCGGCGTTCAGACTGATGCGCCTGCTCGTCCCCGTCGCGAAGTACAAGACCGCCCGGATGTCCGTCGACACCGCCTCCTACGCGATGGAGGTGCTCGGCGGCAACGGCTACGTCAACGGCTGGGCCACCGAGCAACTGTTCCGTGACGCGCAGGTCCTCCCCATCTGGGAGGGCACCTCGAACATCCTCTCGCTCGACGTCCTCCGGGTGCTGAACCGCGAGGCCGCACACGAGGCACTCATCCCGTGGGTCTCGGACCTGCTCGAGGTCGAGCACCCCTACCTCCAGTCCGTCGCCGCGGACGTGCAGGACCGCTTCACGCAACTGCAGGAGGCCCTGCTCACCCTCGCCACCGAGGACGAGGACTACGCGCAGTACCACGCCAAGCGCCTCGCGGACCTCCTGTTCGACGTGGTCTCCGCGGCCGTCCTCGTCGACGAGGCGCAGGACGCTCTCGACGCGGCCGACGACGCCCGGAAGGCCGTCGTGGCCCGGTCGTTCGTCGACTCCCGCTTCGGCGACGACTACGCCTACGGCGTGAAGTCCGGCGACCGCTCTGGTATGGAGGAGTTCGACGTGGTGGCCCGGTACGCCCGGAAGGACCCGGCGGACCTCGACGTGGCGGACGGCGAGGAGAGCGAGGAGACGGCGCCAGCCACGGACGACGACTGA
- a CDS encoding iron transporter, translated as MRRRTLLRVAGLGGAVGVLGTAGCLDRGGAGDRGPGTPPPPLEDPPTAVYRPSNVSGTRLVGVADDGPFRFGLLYSLPSRFWELVGQTGYRRDPTPEDSIHLMATVWDPDSGVVLPEVGLTTEVRRDGDLVTEEAVYAMLSQRLGFHYGDNFALPGDGEYTVRLRVGGLQIRRTGAFADRFADPATVEVPLQFEAADRAGLERRPVTDAGRPGAVEPSPVVDVPNAVARSPSALPGTHRGQVRTGDAVLDVLSLDGEAAAQFEAETYLAVVVRTPYNGMVLPAMGLRVTLDGAEHRLLRTVDPDLGYHYGVAVDDLRPGARLTLTTTTPPQVARHEGYETAFVEMPPVSLTL; from the coding sequence ATGCGACGGCGGACACTGCTCCGAGTCGCGGGTCTCGGCGGCGCGGTGGGCGTCCTCGGTACCGCCGGGTGTCTCGACAGAGGCGGGGCGGGCGACCGCGGCCCCGGGACGCCCCCGCCCCCGCTCGAGGACCCGCCCACCGCCGTCTACCGCCCGTCGAATGTCTCTGGCACGCGACTGGTCGGGGTCGCCGACGACGGTCCGTTCCGGTTCGGGCTCCTCTACTCGCTCCCGAGCCGGTTCTGGGAACTCGTCGGCCAGACGGGCTACCGCCGTGACCCCACGCCCGAGGACAGCATCCACCTGATGGCGACGGTCTGGGACCCCGATTCGGGTGTCGTCCTCCCCGAGGTCGGGCTGACGACGGAGGTCAGACGCGACGGCGACCTCGTCACCGAGGAGGCGGTGTACGCGATGCTGTCGCAACGGCTCGGGTTCCACTACGGCGACAACTTCGCGCTCCCCGGCGACGGCGAGTACACCGTTCGGCTCCGGGTCGGTGGCCTTCAAATCCGGCGGACCGGGGCGTTCGCCGACCGGTTCGCCGACCCAGCGACCGTGGAGGTACCGCTCCAGTTCGAGGCCGCCGACCGGGCAGGGCTCGAACGCCGGCCGGTCACGGACGCCGGACGCCCCGGTGCCGTCGAACCATCGCCAGTCGTCGACGTGCCGAACGCCGTCGCACGGTCCCCGTCGGCGCTCCCCGGCACCCACCGGGGGCAGGTCCGCACGGGCGATGCGGTGCTGGACGTGCTGTCACTCGACGGGGAGGCGGCGGCGCAGTTCGAGGCCGAGACCTACCTCGCGGTGGTGGTACGAACCCCGTACAACGGGATGGTGTTGCCCGCGATGGGGCTCCGGGTGACGCTCGACGGTGCCGAACACCGGCTGCTCCGGACCGTCGACCCCGATCTCGGGTACCACTACGGCGTGGCCGTCGACGACCTCCGACCGGGGGCTCGACTCACCCTCACCACGACGACACCGCCGCAGGTGGCGCGTCACGAGGGGTACGAGACCGCGTTCGTGGAGATGCCGCCCGTCTCGCTCACGCTGTAG
- a CDS encoding plastocyanin, with protein MTFRRRDVLRAVGAAGLVGAGGAVVAGQSRDGGQAYPAAQPPRDPPRAYEDYTVHRVPEQYDTIQAAVEAAAPEDLVLVGPGVYRENVRVLDTPRLTIRGTDRNEVILDGEFERQDGVTVTSDDVVLENMTARHYRRNGFFWSSVSGWRGEYLTAYNNQVYGIYNIDSQHGKYAHCYASGHTDSGFYIGQCKPCHARIENVRSEHNAIGYSGTNAGGYLTVADSVWRHNMGGVVPNSLDSEADPPQDAARIENNLVESNNNADAPDEAFGYAAFGTGILVAGGINNEVRNNTVRDHLNFGVAAVPMVDENLYPPRGNTFSGNTVTDSGRADLAVGAPQDGGNVFRDNDAETSRPAGLNGGTRLVGGDPWVTAVLFEQFTQLDEGQAPRGDWRTAPEPPFDELESMPDAETAPPREAVQRGGDT; from the coding sequence GTGACGTTCCGCCGGCGCGACGTGCTCAGGGCGGTCGGTGCGGCCGGACTCGTAGGTGCGGGTGGGGCGGTCGTCGCTGGCCAGTCCCGTGACGGGGGGCAAGCGTACCCCGCTGCCCAGCCGCCCCGGGACCCACCCCGCGCGTACGAGGACTACACCGTCCACCGGGTGCCCGAGCAGTACGACACCATCCAGGCGGCCGTGGAGGCAGCCGCCCCGGAGGACCTCGTCCTCGTCGGGCCGGGTGTCTACCGCGAGAACGTCCGCGTCCTCGACACGCCCCGACTCACCATCCGCGGCACCGACCGAAACGAGGTGATACTGGACGGGGAGTTCGAGCGACAGGACGGGGTCACTGTCACCAGCGACGACGTCGTCCTGGAGAACATGACCGCGCGTCACTACCGGCGCAACGGCTTCTTCTGGTCGTCGGTGTCCGGGTGGCGCGGGGAGTACCTCACCGCCTACAACAATCAGGTGTACGGCATCTACAACATCGACTCCCAGCACGGGAAGTACGCCCACTGCTACGCCTCGGGGCACACGGACTCCGGGTTCTACATCGGCCAGTGCAAGCCCTGTCACGCCCGCATCGAGAACGTCCGCTCGGAGCACAACGCCATTGGCTACTCGGGGACGAACGCCGGCGGCTACCTCACGGTCGCGGACTCGGTGTGGCGGCACAACATGGGCGGTGTCGTCCCGAACTCACTCGACAGCGAGGCCGACCCGCCGCAGGACGCCGCCCGCATCGAGAACAACCTCGTCGAGTCGAACAACAACGCCGACGCGCCCGACGAGGCGTTCGGCTACGCCGCGTTCGGGACCGGCATCCTCGTCGCCGGCGGCATCAACAACGAGGTGCGGAACAACACGGTCCGCGACCACCTCAACTTCGGCGTGGCCGCCGTCCCGATGGTCGACGAGAACCTCTACCCACCGCGGGGTAACACGTTCTCGGGCAACACGGTGACGGACTCCGGGCGTGCGGACCTCGCCGTCGGCGCGCCGCAGGACGGCGGGAACGTCTTCCGGGACAACGACGCCGAGACGTCTCGGCCGGCCGGTCTGAACGGTGGGACCCGACTCGTCGGTGGGGACCCGTGGGTCACGGCCGTCCTGTTCGAGCAGTTCACGCAGCTCGACGAGGGGCAGGCCCCCCGCGGCGACTGGCGGACTGCGCCCGAACCGCCGTTCGACGAACTCGAGTCGATGCCGGACGCGGAGACGGCGCCGCCACGCGAGGCCGTCCAGCGAGGAGGTGACACCTGA
- the gatE gene encoding Glu-tRNA(Gln) amidotransferase subunit GatE, whose protein sequence is MSTPDAAGLPEYDYRDLGLVAGLEIHQQLDTATKLFCDCPTERRDPEVSVRSFTRYLHPTRSELGELDDAAVEESRVDREFEYLAFDSTCLVEEDDEPPHRLDAEALSVTLEIAQLLDMDVVDQANVMRKIVVDGSNTSGFQRSTLVATDGQIQTSDGPVGVTDMLLEEESAARIEEHEDGVTYGLDRLGIPLVEIGTAPDINTPEQAREAAERIGMLLRSTGHVKRGLGTIRQDVNVSIADGARIEMKGVQSLEDIEALVAFEAHRQVRLVEIAEELADRDAEVGEPQDVTEVFADTDSGVIAGASRVTAVPLYGFEGLVGAEIQPDRRLGTEFSDHAKRNGAGGIFHTDELPAYGVTEAEVAALAEAVGAGEGDAVALVAASHEVAEQAIDAVAERAKTALDGVPEETRGANDDGTSRYLRPLPGAARMYPETDVPPVEPDPTEVERPELLTEKIVRYQEEYGLDAGLAEQVAYGRRMTLFERAVDSGVDATLAAGTLESTTTELRRDDVPVENLADDHYLAVLELVTGGELAKEGVGEVLTVLAEDPSLSAEEAVEAAGLAGVEESEVREAVAEVVERNAEQVEEQGMGAFSALMGEAMGALRGKADGEVVSEALREEIGKRS, encoded by the coding sequence ATGAGTACCCCCGACGCCGCCGGCCTCCCGGAGTACGACTACCGGGACCTGGGTCTCGTCGCCGGCCTCGAGATCCACCAGCAACTCGATACGGCGACCAAACTGTTCTGTGACTGCCCGACCGAGCGCCGAGACCCCGAGGTGTCCGTCCGGTCGTTCACTCGCTACCTCCACCCGACCCGGTCGGAACTCGGCGAACTCGACGACGCGGCCGTCGAGGAGTCGCGCGTCGACCGCGAGTTCGAGTACCTCGCGTTCGACTCCACCTGTCTGGTCGAGGAGGACGACGAACCGCCCCACCGACTCGACGCTGAGGCGCTCTCGGTCACGCTGGAGATCGCCCAACTGCTGGACATGGACGTGGTCGACCAGGCGAACGTGATGCGCAAGATCGTCGTCGACGGCTCGAACACCTCCGGCTTCCAGCGCTCGACGCTCGTCGCCACCGATGGGCAGATACAGACGAGCGACGGTCCGGTCGGCGTCACCGACATGCTGCTCGAGGAGGAGTCGGCCGCCCGCATCGAGGAGCACGAGGACGGGGTCACCTACGGACTCGACCGACTGGGCATCCCGCTCGTCGAGATCGGCACCGCGCCGGACATCAACACGCCCGAGCAGGCCCGCGAGGCCGCAGAGCGCATCGGGATGCTGCTGCGGTCGACGGGGCACGTCAAGCGTGGACTGGGGACCATCCGGCAGGACGTGAACGTCTCCATCGCCGACGGCGCCCGCATCGAGATGAAGGGCGTCCAGTCGCTGGAGGACATCGAGGCGCTCGTGGCGTTCGAGGCCCACCGGCAGGTCCGTCTCGTCGAGATAGCCGAGGAACTGGCCGACCGGGACGCCGAGGTGGGCGAACCGCAGGACGTCACGGAGGTGTTCGCGGACACCGACTCCGGGGTCATCGCCGGGGCGAGCAGGGTCACGGCCGTCCCGCTCTACGGCTTCGAGGGGCTGGTCGGTGCCGAGATACAGCCCGACCGCCGGCTCGGCACCGAGTTCTCGGACCACGCCAAGCGCAACGGGGCGGGCGGCATCTTCCACACGGACGAGCTCCCAGCCTACGGGGTGACCGAGGCGGAGGTCGCGGCGCTGGCGGAGGCCGTCGGCGCGGGCGAGGGTGACGCCGTGGCCCTCGTCGCGGCGAGCCACGAGGTGGCCGAGCAGGCCATCGACGCCGTCGCCGAGCGGGCGAAGACAGCCCTCGACGGGGTCCCCGAGGAGACCCGCGGCGCGAACGACGACGGCACCTCCCGGTACCTCCGGCCGCTCCCCGGCGCAGCGCGGATGTACCCCGAGACGGACGTCCCGCCGGTCGAGCCCGACCCGACGGAGGTCGAACGTCCGGAACTCCTCACCGAGAAGATCGTGCGATACCAGGAGGAGTACGGTCTCGACGCCGGCCTCGCCGAGCAGGTGGCGTACGGACGCCGGATGACACTGTTCGAGCGAGCGGTCGACTCGGGCGTGGACGCGACGCTCGCTGCCGGCACGCTGGAGTCCACCACCACCGAACTCCGGCGCGACGACGTGCCCGTCGAGAACCTCGCGGACGACCACTACCTCGCGGTGCTCGAACTCGTCACCGGCGGCGAGCTCGCGAAGGAGGGCGTCGGCGAGGTGCTGACGGTCCTCGCCGAGGACCCGTCCCTCTCCGCCGAGGAAGCGGTCGAGGCGGCCGGCCTCGCTGGCGTCGAAGAGAGCGAGGTCCGCGAGGCCGTCGCCGAGGTCGTCGAGCGCAACGCCGAGCAGGTCGAGGAACAGGGGATGGGCGCGTTCTCCGCCCTGATGGGCGAGGCGATGGGTGCGCTCCGCGGGAAGGCGGACGGCGAGGTCGTCAGTGAGGCGCTCCGCGAGGAGATCGGCAAGCGGAGTTAG
- a CDS encoding enoyl-CoA hydratase/isomerase family protein: MADTHELSNEDLAVEVSDDGLVLRASIDRPDQRNALNDNVLDGLGAVLDHADESDVRVVVVRGAGGNFCAGGDLKSMASSFGQGAQAYRAGFSGLADLMEQMTETGALVVAAVEGYCLAGGMGLAASCDLVLATASATFGTPEVDIGLFPAQALVPIMRTVNEKQGLRLLFTGEHIPAQKAQEIGFTTDVVADDAFEDELDTLVDDLASSSPVMIEMGKEAFYTQRDMGFDEALSYMREIIALIAMSEDTEEGINAFLTGEDPEWKGR; this comes from the coding sequence ATGGCGGACACCCACGAACTCTCGAACGAGGACCTCGCCGTGGAGGTCTCGGACGACGGCCTCGTCCTCCGGGCCAGCATCGACCGGCCCGACCAGCGCAACGCGCTCAACGACAACGTCCTCGACGGGCTCGGGGCGGTCCTCGACCACGCGGACGAGTCCGACGTGCGCGTGGTGGTCGTCCGCGGCGCGGGCGGGAACTTCTGTGCCGGCGGTGACCTGAAGTCGATGGCCTCCTCCTTCGGACAGGGTGCGCAGGCCTACCGCGCGGGGTTCTCCGGGCTCGCCGACCTGATGGAGCAGATGACGGAGACGGGCGCCCTCGTCGTCGCCGCCGTCGAGGGCTACTGCCTCGCGGGCGGGATGGGACTCGCTGCCTCGTGTGACCTCGTCCTCGCCACCGCGTCCGCCACCTTCGGCACGCCCGAGGTCGACATCGGGCTGTTCCCCGCACAGGCGCTCGTCCCCATCATGCGCACGGTGAACGAGAAGCAGGGCCTCCGGTTGCTGTTCACGGGCGAGCACATCCCCGCGCAGAAAGCACAGGAGATCGGGTTCACCACCGACGTGGTCGCCGACGATGCGTTCGAGGACGAACTCGACACGCTGGTCGACGACCTCGCCTCCTCCTCGCCCGTGATGATCGAGATGGGGAAGGAGGCGTTCTACACGCAGCGCGACATGGGGTTCGACGAGGCGCTCTCGTACATGCGCGAGATAATCGCGCTCATCGCCATGTCTGAGGACACCGAGGAGGGTATCAACGCCTTCCTGACCGGCGAGGACCCGGAGTGGAAGGGCCGCTGA
- a CDS encoding right-handed parallel beta-helix repeat-containing protein, whose product MTRRGTRGAVATLWLSLALIVALLGGVSVAVAPAAAADTSVDGRTITQCGTIDEAGSYELGGDLTVGNAASCLTVTAAGVTIDGAGHTVDGVDEDSPSYGLVVEPGADDVTVTDLTLHGWEQGLRVRGDGFTGQRLTATRNGEVGVAMFGTSDATLEDSTVTQNGDTGVYTTGASDTLLADLTVRSHGTAGIRIDSDGGGSVVRGGTIADSGQFGVRVTGGSGPHVDGTTVSATGADPNVDGDGVGVSTSAPGTVVEGVTVTGSTTHGVHVVGGDEAAGFEVRQVTARANGGTASASTGRCARRWRR is encoded by the coding sequence ATGACGAGACGAGGCACCAGGGGCGCCGTCGCGACGCTCTGGCTCTCCCTCGCGCTCATCGTGGCCCTCCTGGGAGGGGTGTCGGTCGCCGTCGCGCCGGCGGCAGCCGCGGACACGAGCGTGGACGGGAGGACGATAACGCAGTGTGGGACGATAGACGAGGCCGGGAGCTACGAACTCGGGGGCGACCTCACCGTGGGCAACGCGGCGTCGTGTCTCACCGTCACCGCCGCCGGCGTCACCATCGACGGCGCGGGCCACACCGTCGACGGTGTCGACGAGGACTCGCCGAGTTACGGTCTCGTCGTCGAACCCGGCGCCGACGACGTGACCGTCACGGACCTCACCCTCCACGGCTGGGAACAGGGCCTGCGCGTCCGGGGTGACGGCTTCACCGGACAGCGGCTCACCGCGACCCGGAACGGCGAGGTCGGCGTCGCGATGTTCGGCACGAGCGACGCCACGCTCGAGGACTCGACGGTGACGCAGAACGGCGACACGGGCGTCTACACGACGGGCGCGAGCGACACCCTCCTCGCGGACCTCACCGTCCGGAGCCACGGGACGGCCGGCATCCGCATCGACAGCGACGGCGGGGGCAGCGTCGTCCGCGGCGGCACCATCGCGGACTCGGGCCAGTTCGGCGTGCGAGTGACCGGCGGCAGCGGGCCGCACGTCGACGGGACGACCGTGAGCGCCACGGGGGCGGACCCGAACGTCGACGGCGACGGCGTGGGTGTCTCCACCAGCGCGCCGGGTACCGTCGTCGAGGGGGTCACCGTCACGGGGAGCACCACTCACGGCGTCCACGTCGTCGGCGGGGACGAGGCCGCCGGCTTCGAGGTGCGGCAGGTCACCGCCCGGGCCAACGGGGGGACGGCGTCCGCGTCGACGGGACGCTGCGCACGACGGTGGCGACGGTGA